One segment of Mycolicibacterium sp. YH-1 DNA contains the following:
- a CDS encoding Hsp70 family protein, which yields MTQGVGLSIGAGNLTAVAVGRAAVRRAAVLTKFTHRPSEVGVPSENPKLDERGLVITDFVDRVGDPVGLLAPDGSSHRADALLADGLRAMFHTVARQGPGPVGVSYPAHWRPPAVDALRRALSAMPEFGAPNPVLLTPDSVAALTAVQQDPGVPARGVIALCDFGSTGTSITLTDAARDFAPVAPTQRHVDLSGDLIDQALLTHVIGGLSSAGTVDLTGTSAISSLSRLRAQCRAAKERLSTSAATTVSADLPGHRGEIRLTRTELDDAIRKPLAGFIEELQDILQRSGIRPTDLVAVATVGGGARIPIITTTLSENLRVPVITTAHPELAAAIGAGLRAVRGTVVEGATAMAPAAPAAPAAAAATGLAPAPPAPSAAPGPVGGLAWSDAGDDIPDVAAPSVDEPPLDGWDSARPQIEFAAPEEPDEEPAPWYRSPFVMMAGGLAVVLAAIAAAAVFLVGGDEPASTTTTTTNPTATTTTATSSAPPVPAPEAPALAPPSEPAVVNPPRRTVTVTEDGPPPPAPPAPTVTEAPPPPPPTEPPPPPPPSSPPPSSPPPLIPTLPYETIPGLPFVPSPFQPPQS from the coding sequence GTGACGCAAGGTGTGGGGCTCTCGATTGGTGCCGGCAACCTGACCGCAGTGGCGGTGGGTCGCGCGGCGGTGCGGCGCGCAGCGGTCCTGACCAAGTTCACCCACCGACCCTCGGAGGTCGGGGTTCCCAGCGAGAACCCGAAGCTGGACGAGCGCGGCCTCGTCATCACCGACTTCGTCGACCGGGTCGGCGACCCCGTCGGATTGCTGGCCCCCGACGGCTCGTCGCACCGCGCCGACGCACTGTTGGCCGACGGACTGCGGGCGATGTTCCACACCGTCGCACGCCAGGGGCCCGGGCCCGTGGGGGTGAGCTACCCGGCGCACTGGCGGCCTCCGGCCGTCGACGCGTTGCGCCGCGCGCTGTCGGCGATGCCGGAGTTCGGTGCCCCCAACCCGGTGCTGCTGACGCCCGATTCCGTTGCCGCGCTCACGGCTGTGCAACAGGACCCGGGCGTGCCCGCGCGGGGTGTGATCGCGTTGTGCGACTTCGGTTCCACGGGTACCAGCATCACCCTGACCGATGCCGCCCGGGACTTCGCTCCCGTCGCGCCGACACAACGCCACGTCGACCTGTCGGGTGACCTGATCGACCAGGCACTGCTCACCCACGTGATCGGTGGCCTGAGTTCTGCGGGGACGGTGGATCTGACGGGTACCTCGGCGATCAGCTCACTGTCACGGCTGCGGGCGCAGTGCCGGGCGGCCAAGGAGCGACTGTCAACGTCCGCGGCGACGACGGTGTCCGCGGACCTGCCCGGTCACCGCGGTGAGATCCGCCTGACCCGAACCGAACTCGACGACGCGATCCGGAAACCGCTCGCCGGATTCATCGAGGAGTTGCAGGACATCCTGCAGCGCAGTGGGATTCGGCCGACCGACCTGGTCGCTGTCGCAACGGTCGGCGGCGGAGCGCGCATCCCCATCATCACCACCACGCTGTCGGAGAACCTTCGGGTACCCGTCATCACCACCGCTCATCCCGAGCTGGCGGCTGCCATCGGCGCCGGGCTGCGCGCGGTACGCGGCACCGTCGTCGAGGGTGCCACCGCCATGGCTCCGGCGGCTCCTGCCGCTCCTGCCGCCGCTGCGGCCACGGGCCTCGCTCCGGCTCCGCCTGCACCGAGCGCGGCTCCCGGCCCGGTGGGCGGGCTGGCCTGGTCGGATGCGGGTGACGACATCCCCGACGTGGCAGCGCCTTCCGTTGACGAACCACCTCTCGACGGCTGGGACAGTGCCCGGCCCCAGATCGAGTTCGCCGCGCCCGAGGAACCCGACGAGGAACCTGCGCCCTGGTACCGCAGTCCATTCGTGATGATGGCCGGCGGCCTGGCCGTGGTCCTCGCGGCCATCGCCGCCGCCGCCGTGTTCCTGGTCGGTGGCGACGAACCCGCGTCGACCACCACGACCACGACCAATCCCACGGCGACGACCACGACGGCGACCTCATCGGCACCACCGGTCCCCGCCCCGGAGGCGCCCGCGCTGGCGCCCCCGTCGGAACCCGCGGTGGTGAACCCGCCACGGCGCACGGTCACCGTGACCGAGGACGGGCCGCCACCGCCCGCACCACCGGCACCGACGGTCACTGAGGCGCCGCCGCCGCCACCGCCGACGGAGCCACCACCACCCCCGCCGCCGAGCAGCCCACCACCGAGCAGTCCGCCGCCACTGATCCCGACGCTGCCCTACGAGACCATTCCCGGGCTCCCGTTCGTTCCGTCACCGTTCCAGCCGCCGCAGTCATAG
- a CDS encoding acyl-CoA dehydrogenase family protein: MDGLLFDPNTYDPQQFDAETRRLLRATIDWFEGQGKNRILDDDLTAQWPADFVEFVKREKLFATFLTPSEFAGGNPNKRWDAARNAALAEILGFYGLTYWYTEQVTILGLGPVWQSENKDAKLRAADDLEAGQVMAFGLSERKHGADVYSTDMVLTPAGEEDRANGILYRATGEKYYIGNGNVASLVSVFGRCDDVAGSGDRDDAYVFFAADSRHDNYRLIGNVVHMQIYVSTFRLENYPVRAEDILHTGVEAFAAALNTVNVGKFNLCSASIGMAEHAFYEAITHAQNRILYGNPVTDFTHVRANFVDAYSRLVAMKLFSRRAVDYFRSASLQDRRYLLFNPMTKAKVTMEGETVIRALHDVIAAKGYEKNTMFREVAQLIGCLPRLEGTVHVNVGLVLKFMPNYMLNPKQYPPIPVRDDPSDDVFFWNQGPTRGAGKVQFADWAPVYEQHTRIPNVAVFYEQAQAFRDLLVTAAPDADQQKDLDFLLNVGHLFSLIVYGQLILEQAALTGLDDDMVDQIFDFQVRDFSAYAVALHGKPTATAAQQEWALSVIRKPIPDTGRFTRIWERVRAYDGAYEMAP, from the coding sequence ATGGACGGTCTGCTCTTCGATCCGAACACCTATGACCCGCAGCAGTTCGACGCCGAGACGCGCAGGTTGCTGCGGGCGACCATCGACTGGTTCGAGGGGCAGGGCAAGAACCGCATCCTCGACGACGATCTCACCGCGCAGTGGCCCGCCGACTTCGTCGAATTCGTGAAGCGGGAGAAGTTGTTCGCGACGTTCCTCACGCCGTCCGAGTTCGCAGGCGGCAACCCGAACAAGCGCTGGGACGCGGCTCGCAACGCGGCGCTGGCCGAGATCCTCGGTTTCTACGGGTTGACGTACTGGTACACCGAGCAGGTCACGATCCTCGGGCTTGGGCCGGTCTGGCAGAGCGAGAACAAGGACGCCAAACTCAGGGCCGCCGACGACCTCGAGGCCGGCCAGGTGATGGCTTTCGGACTGTCCGAGCGCAAGCACGGCGCCGACGTGTACAGCACCGATATGGTCCTGACTCCCGCAGGCGAGGAGGACCGAGCCAACGGCATCCTCTACCGGGCGACGGGGGAGAAGTACTACATCGGCAATGGCAATGTCGCCAGTCTGGTGTCGGTGTTCGGTCGCTGCGATGACGTGGCCGGTTCCGGCGATCGAGACGACGCCTACGTCTTCTTCGCCGCCGACAGCCGCCACGACAACTACCGGCTGATCGGCAATGTCGTGCACATGCAGATCTACGTGAGCACCTTCCGCCTCGAGAACTACCCGGTGCGCGCCGAGGACATCCTGCACACCGGCGTGGAAGCCTTTGCCGCGGCACTCAATACGGTCAATGTCGGCAAGTTCAACCTGTGCTCGGCCTCCATTGGGATGGCCGAGCACGCCTTCTACGAGGCCATCACCCACGCACAGAACCGCATCCTCTACGGCAACCCGGTCACCGACTTCACCCACGTGCGGGCCAACTTCGTCGACGCGTACTCGCGCCTGGTCGCGATGAAGCTGTTCAGCAGGCGCGCCGTCGACTACTTCCGCAGCGCGAGCCTGCAGGATCGCCGGTATCTGCTGTTCAACCCGATGACCAAGGCCAAGGTCACGATGGAGGGCGAGACGGTGATACGGGCTCTGCACGATGTCATCGCCGCCAAGGGCTACGAGAAGAACACGATGTTCCGTGAGGTCGCCCAGTTGATCGGGTGCCTGCCCCGACTGGAGGGCACGGTGCACGTCAACGTCGGCCTGGTGCTCAAGTTCATGCCGAACTACATGCTCAATCCCAAGCAGTACCCGCCGATTCCGGTCCGCGACGACCCGAGCGATGACGTGTTCTTCTGGAACCAGGGGCCGACCCGCGGAGCGGGCAAGGTGCAGTTCGCCGACTGGGCGCCGGTCTACGAGCAGCACACCCGGATTCCGAACGTCGCGGTGTTCTACGAGCAGGCCCAAGCCTTCCGGGATCTTCTCGTCACCGCCGCGCCCGACGCCGACCAGCAGAAGGACCTCGACTTCCTGCTCAATGTCGGGCACCTGTTCTCGCTCATCGTCTACGGCCAGCTGATCTTGGAGCAGGCCGCGCTGACGGGTCTCGACGACGACATGGTGGACCAGATCTTCGACTTCCAGGTCCGCGACTTCAGCGCTTACGCCGTTGCGTTGCACGGTAAGCCGACCGCCACGGCCGCCCAGCAGGAGTGGGCACTGTCGGTGATCCGCAAGCCGATACCCGACACCGGGCGATTCACGCGGATATGGGAGCGGGTGCGCGCGTACGACGGCGCCTACGAGATGGCGCCCTGA
- a CDS encoding SPFH domain-containing protein, whose amino-acid sequence MITIYALAAAASLGLLFLGQSIRVVKQFERGVVLRFGRVRSSVKGPGLAMLIPVADRLQKVNMQIITLPVPAQDGITRDNVTVRVDAVIYFNVEDPVRAVVDVQDYHSAIGQVAQTSLRSIIGKSNLDDLLSNRERLNEGLELLIDSPALGWGIHIDRVEIKDVVLPDSMKRSIARQAEAERERRARVITADGELQASTKLAQAAEVMAEQPAALQLRLLQTVVEVAAEKNSTLVLPFPVELLRFLERSTPSGSAPSDTVDTGDTVDTGDTVDTAMHSVTASDPPQLSASQPDGLAVGQAISGTRR is encoded by the coding sequence ATGATCACCATCTACGCACTGGCCGCGGCGGCCAGCCTGGGCCTGCTGTTTCTGGGGCAGAGCATTCGCGTCGTGAAGCAGTTCGAACGAGGTGTCGTGCTTCGGTTCGGCCGGGTGCGGTCGAGCGTCAAGGGGCCAGGACTCGCGATGCTGATACCCGTCGCCGATCGCCTCCAGAAGGTGAACATGCAGATCATCACGCTGCCCGTGCCCGCACAGGACGGCATCACCCGGGACAACGTGACCGTTCGGGTGGATGCCGTCATCTACTTCAACGTGGAGGATCCGGTGCGCGCCGTGGTCGACGTGCAGGATTACCACTCCGCCATCGGGCAGGTCGCGCAGACGTCGCTGCGGTCGATCATCGGCAAGAGCAACCTCGATGACCTGCTGTCCAACCGCGAGCGACTCAACGAGGGTCTGGAGCTGCTGATCGACAGTCCGGCACTCGGGTGGGGAATCCACATCGACCGTGTCGAGATCAAGGACGTGGTGCTGCCCGATTCGATGAAGCGGTCGATAGCCCGCCAGGCCGAGGCGGAACGCGAGCGACGTGCCAGAGTCATCACCGCCGACGGCGAGTTACAGGCGTCGACGAAACTGGCGCAGGCGGCCGAGGTGATGGCCGAGCAGCCGGCGGCGCTGCAGCTACGTCTCCTGCAGACGGTCGTCGAGGTCGCGGCGGAGAAGAACTCCACCCTGGTGCTGCCGTTCCCCGTCGAACTGCTGCGGTTCCTCGAACGGTCCACACCGTCGGGGTCCGCACCATCGGACACCGTGGACACCGGGGACACCGTGGACACCGGGGACACCGTGGACACCGCGATGCACTCGGTCACGGCATCGGATCCGCCGCAACTGAGTGCATCGCAGCCGGATGGGCTGGCTGTGGGTCAGGCCATCTCGGGAACGCGTAGGTGA
- a CDS encoding antibiotic biosynthesis monooxygenase: MYARTTTVEATPSSVDAGIAYIRETVMPLLEGLDGHIGISLLVDRESGRCITTSAWESEDAMRASGPAVQEVRNRAAEIFGDGGSPTVDEWEIAVLHREQEAGEGACVRVTWANVDPANVDAGIEVFRSALPAMQQLDGLCSASLLVDKATGRGVTSVAFESAEAIERNHDEIERLKGSVSEDAAALIFEERDFELAIAHLRVPEMA; this comes from the coding sequence GTGTATGCACGAACAACGACGGTTGAGGCCACGCCCTCATCTGTAGACGCCGGCATTGCCTACATTCGCGAGACGGTGATGCCCCTGCTCGAGGGCCTGGATGGCCACATCGGCATATCCCTGTTGGTAGATCGGGAATCCGGCCGCTGCATCACCACCAGCGCCTGGGAGTCCGAGGACGCGATGCGCGCGAGCGGACCGGCTGTCCAGGAAGTCCGCAACCGCGCCGCGGAGATCTTCGGCGACGGCGGCAGCCCCACCGTCGATGAGTGGGAGATCGCGGTCCTGCACCGCGAGCAGGAGGCCGGTGAGGGCGCCTGTGTCCGGGTGACCTGGGCCAATGTCGACCCCGCCAACGTCGACGCGGGCATCGAGGTGTTCAGATCAGCCCTGCCAGCTATGCAGCAACTTGACGGACTCTGCAGCGCAAGCCTATTGGTGGACAAGGCAACAGGCCGCGGGGTGACATCGGTGGCCTTCGAGAGCGCCGAGGCGATCGAGCGCAATCACGACGAGATTGAGCGGCTCAAGGGCTCGGTGTCCGAGGATGCGGCCGCCCTGATCTTCGAGGAACGTGACTTCGAGTTGGCGATCGCTCACCTACGCGTTCCCGAGATGGCCTGA
- a CDS encoding DJ-1/PfpI family protein, whose product MHAQIVLFDGFDPLDVIAPFEVLAAGSEAVGGDLEVALVSAEGPRPVRSGTRGLVLQASAALDPAKPGYVIVPGASGPVSGDPDDGVETIPVLLSRFGQTAAVDLLRKALANPDVTVATVCGGALALAMAGLIEGRNAATHHLGMDVLDATGVNAVHARVVDDGDLVTAGAVTSGLDLALHLLERSYGSRVALAVEELFAYERRGTVWTAAGRTPVEF is encoded by the coding sequence ATGCACGCACAAATCGTTCTGTTCGACGGGTTCGACCCGCTAGACGTCATCGCCCCCTTCGAAGTCCTTGCCGCGGGCAGCGAGGCCGTCGGCGGCGACCTTGAGGTGGCGCTGGTGTCGGCGGAGGGCCCGCGCCCGGTGCGCAGCGGCACCCGCGGACTGGTGTTGCAGGCCAGCGCGGCACTGGACCCAGCCAAGCCCGGGTACGTCATCGTGCCCGGCGCTTCGGGGCCCGTCTCGGGCGATCCGGATGACGGAGTCGAGACCATCCCCGTCCTGCTGTCCCGGTTCGGCCAGACCGCTGCCGTCGACCTGTTGCGAAAGGCGCTGGCCAATCCCGATGTCACGGTCGCCACGGTGTGCGGCGGCGCGTTGGCCCTGGCGATGGCAGGCCTCATCGAGGGCCGCAACGCCGCCACCCATCACCTCGGCATGGACGTGCTGGACGCCACCGGCGTCAACGCCGTCCATGCACGTGTCGTCGATGACGGCGATCTCGTCACCGCAGGCGCGGTGACATCAGGACTCGACCTGGCCCTTCACCTGCTGGAGCGCAGCTACGGTTCACGCGTCGCACTCGCAGTTGAGGAGTTGTTCGCCTACGAGCGGCGCGGCACAGTGTGGACGGCCGCTGGACGCACCCCGGTGGAGTTCTGA
- a CDS encoding GlxA family transcriptional regulator, whose protein sequence is MHTVAVLALPDTIAFDLATPVEVFGRTVSVSGEPCYRVLVCGTDPVVTAGPLRIATDLGLDALADVDTIIVPGRDVATAPPQAVLDALVAAYARGIRIASICSGAFTLAAAGLLDGRRATTHWVAADAFRSAFPAVHLDADVLYVDEGQVLTSAGASAGLDLCLHMVARDQGTAVAADAARLAVAPLHRGGGQAQFIVRNRPTANGIGEHATLADVLAWIEREAHRDLVLSDIAARAAVSVRTLNRRFAAETGQTPMQWLTGVRVRHAQQLLETTTMGVERIGREVGFSSPANFREQFRRLAGVSPQNYRHTFRDRIAG, encoded by the coding sequence GTGCACACCGTTGCCGTTCTTGCGTTGCCCGACACCATCGCATTCGACCTGGCCACGCCCGTCGAGGTCTTCGGGCGCACGGTGTCCGTGTCCGGGGAGCCGTGCTACCGAGTGTTGGTCTGTGGAACCGATCCCGTGGTCACCGCGGGACCGCTGCGCATAGCCACCGACCTCGGACTCGATGCGCTGGCCGACGTGGACACGATCATCGTCCCCGGGCGCGACGTGGCGACGGCGCCGCCGCAGGCCGTCCTCGATGCACTCGTCGCCGCGTACGCCAGGGGTATCCGCATCGCGTCCATCTGCTCCGGCGCATTCACCCTGGCCGCCGCGGGCCTTCTCGACGGCAGGCGCGCAACCACGCACTGGGTGGCCGCCGACGCGTTCCGCTCGGCGTTTCCGGCGGTCCACCTCGATGCGGACGTGCTCTACGTCGACGAGGGGCAGGTGCTGACGTCGGCCGGCGCCTCGGCGGGACTCGACCTGTGCCTGCACATGGTGGCCCGCGACCAGGGAACCGCGGTCGCCGCCGACGCCGCACGACTGGCGGTGGCACCACTTCACCGCGGCGGGGGTCAGGCGCAGTTCATCGTGCGAAACCGGCCCACCGCCAACGGTATTGGCGAACACGCCACGCTCGCCGACGTTCTCGCCTGGATCGAGCGGGAGGCGCATCGTGACCTCGTGCTGTCCGACATCGCGGCCAGGGCGGCGGTCAGCGTCCGCACTCTCAACCGCCGGTTCGCCGCCGAGACGGGCCAGACTCCGATGCAGTGGCTGACCGGCGTGCGCGTCCGTCATGCACAGCAGTTGCTCGAGACGACGACCATGGGGGTGGAGCGCATCGGCCGCGAGGTCGGCTTCAGCTCACCTGCCAACTTTCGCGAGCAGTTCCGCAGGCTCGCAGGGGTCTCACCGCAGAACTATCGCCACACCTTCCGCGACCGCATCGCCGGCTGA
- a CDS encoding class I SAM-dependent methyltransferase, with the protein MRESSVVVRPEAKDSAWYSAASRLQAAGLRQAITLFEHAAAVAPIPRSPRPIVIADYGAGTGYNSVLPISAAIAVLRKRTRPEHSILVTHTDVPENDFTALFRTLTDDPDSYLQRDHASFASAVGRSYYSQILPSNSVNLGWSSWALQWLAKVPMPVDGHLLAAYSGDERIRAAYARQAAHDWHEFVAFRGRELCPGGQIVVTTMGVDEDGQLGFGPILDALTDTLTELAGTAALTAEEHGRMSVPIVGRTAKDFESPFAPSGTFEKLSITHMELFDAEDRFWKLYQSDRDTDTFGTRWAAFLRASLFPTLALALDGTRAQPVGSFLDALENGVAQRLAAAPVQIRIPLAQLVIEKKPPSH; encoded by the coding sequence ATGCGCGAGTCGAGCGTCGTGGTGCGGCCGGAGGCCAAGGACAGCGCCTGGTACAGCGCTGCCTCGCGGCTGCAGGCGGCCGGATTGCGGCAGGCGATAACGCTTTTCGAGCATGCCGCAGCGGTGGCGCCGATCCCCCGCTCGCCACGTCCCATCGTGATCGCCGACTATGGCGCGGGAACCGGGTACAACTCCGTTCTTCCGATCAGCGCGGCGATCGCGGTGTTGCGCAAGCGCACCCGCCCCGAGCATTCCATCCTGGTCACCCACACAGACGTGCCCGAGAACGACTTCACCGCGTTGTTCCGCACCCTGACCGACGATCCGGACAGCTACCTGCAGCGAGATCACGCATCCTTCGCATCGGCCGTCGGACGGTCGTACTACTCGCAGATCCTGCCGTCGAACAGCGTGAACCTGGGTTGGTCGTCGTGGGCGCTGCAGTGGCTGGCCAAGGTGCCCATGCCTGTCGACGGTCACCTCCTTGCGGCATACAGCGGTGACGAGCGGATTCGCGCGGCGTATGCCAGGCAGGCCGCCCACGACTGGCACGAGTTCGTGGCCTTCCGTGGTCGCGAGTTGTGCCCCGGCGGGCAGATAGTCGTGACCACGATGGGCGTCGACGAGGACGGTCAGTTGGGGTTCGGCCCGATCCTGGACGCCCTGACGGACACGCTCACCGAACTCGCCGGCACCGCCGCGCTCACCGCCGAGGAACACGGTCGCATGTCGGTGCCGATCGTCGGACGCACCGCAAAGGACTTCGAGTCACCCTTTGCGCCATCGGGCACCTTCGAGAAGCTGTCGATAACGCACATGGAGTTGTTCGACGCCGAGGACCGGTTCTGGAAGCTCTACCAGAGCGACCGAGACACGGACACCTTCGGCACACGCTGGGCGGCGTTCCTGCGGGCCTCGCTGTTCCCGACGCTGGCGCTGGCACTCGATGGCACCCGCGCCCAACCCGTGGGGTCATTCCTCGACGCGCTGGAGAACGGTGTCGCCCAACGCCTGGCCGCCGCTCCGGTACAGATTCGGATTCCCCTGGCCCAGTTGGTGATCGAGAAGAAGCCGCCCAGCCACTGA
- a CDS encoding SHOCT domain-containing protein, with translation MSRGTAPRVLTLVAVLTMLVSAIGFVVALILNAFVFDEYDAYGEVPIPGSSSLVLPEGEVLITFHTVVIGGTSGSGLPVPQMSISIVPPEGVPDPVLTEDIGGTTTVNNDARVRVWVAQVPTAGTYDITTDGNVSAFLEPRLAFGHSSNHGYLPVVFAVVFGIAVLDLIIARVWAGRVRSSSWRPTNPEQPISSYVPTDQGIRLQHLETLARLHGSGALTQEEYESEKKRVLDGL, from the coding sequence ATGAGTCGGGGGACTGCGCCACGTGTACTCACGCTGGTAGCGGTGCTGACAATGCTGGTGTCGGCCATCGGCTTCGTGGTCGCGCTGATCCTGAACGCCTTCGTCTTCGACGAGTACGACGCCTACGGCGAGGTGCCGATCCCCGGTTCGAGCAGCCTGGTGCTGCCCGAGGGCGAGGTTCTCATCACCTTCCACACGGTGGTCATCGGCGGCACCAGCGGTAGCGGACTACCCGTCCCACAGATGTCCATCAGCATCGTGCCGCCCGAGGGCGTGCCCGACCCCGTCCTCACCGAGGACATCGGGGGAACCACGACGGTTAACAACGACGCCCGGGTGCGGGTGTGGGTGGCGCAGGTCCCCACCGCGGGCACCTACGACATCACCACCGACGGCAACGTCAGCGCCTTCCTGGAGCCCCGACTGGCCTTCGGTCATTCGAGCAACCACGGCTACCTGCCGGTCGTCTTCGCCGTCGTGTTCGGCATTGCCGTTCTCGACCTGATCATCGCGCGGGTCTGGGCCGGCCGGGTCAGGTCGAGTTCGTGGCGACCGACAAATCCGGAGCAGCCGATCAGCTCATATGTCCCCACCGATCAGGGCATCCGATTGCAGCACTTGGAGACCCTGGCCCGACTGCATGGCTCGGGCGCCCTGACCCAGGAGGAGTACGAGTCCGAGAAGAAGCGGGTGCTCGACGGGCTCTGA
- a CDS encoding TetR/AcrR family transcriptional regulator, whose amino-acid sequence MKAPSRPTLTERRAEDLRMDIALAARDIFLADGTTAATVERICEAVGIAPRTFHRHFPVKEDVVMPLFRQFGNLSVQVLQRAPAGGDVVDVLIEAFGTELTKRGEVEIGRRFMALVLADPQYRLRWLDWGQDLAEPISDFLGERFDLGADPFERTLPAQLVIQVCRHAYAFWVDSGDFASLESALRRGFDMTLRCLPRRADKPKAGADGN is encoded by the coding sequence GTGAAGGCGCCGAGCAGGCCGACGCTGACCGAGCGCCGAGCCGAGGATCTCCGCATGGATATCGCGCTTGCCGCACGCGACATATTCCTCGCCGATGGCACGACAGCGGCAACGGTCGAACGCATCTGCGAGGCCGTGGGCATTGCGCCACGCACGTTCCATCGACACTTCCCGGTCAAGGAAGACGTCGTCATGCCGCTATTCCGTCAGTTCGGCAACCTCAGCGTTCAAGTCCTGCAACGGGCCCCAGCCGGAGGCGACGTCGTTGACGTCTTGATCGAGGCGTTCGGCACCGAGTTGACCAAGCGCGGCGAAGTCGAGATCGGCCGCAGATTCATGGCGCTCGTGCTCGCTGACCCTCAGTACCGACTGCGCTGGCTGGACTGGGGTCAGGATCTGGCCGAGCCGATCTCAGACTTCCTTGGTGAGCGTTTCGATCTCGGTGCAGATCCGTTCGAGCGCACGCTGCCAGCGCAACTGGTGATCCAGGTCTGTCGGCACGCTTACGCGTTCTGGGTCGACAGTGGAGACTTCGCCAGCCTGGAGTCTGCGTTGCGTCGTGGTTTCGACATGACACTTCGATGCCTGCCGAGGCGGGCGGACAAACCCAAGGCGGGCGCTGACGGGAACTGA
- a CDS encoding MBL fold metallo-hydrolase, producing MVSIERLVTSGKFELDGGSWDVDNNIWLIGDDSDVIVFDAAHVEQPIVDAVRGRNVVAVVCTHGHNDHITVAPELGKTLDAPVLLHPADDVLWRMTHPDKEFRSFEDGATLSVGGVELKAMHTPGHSPGSVCWYVPDLNAVISGDTLFEGGPGATGRSYSDFPTILDSISKRLGMLPGETVVYTGHGDTTKIGDEIVHYDEWVARGH from the coding sequence ATGGTCAGCATCGAACGCCTGGTCACCAGCGGAAAGTTCGAACTCGACGGCGGCAGCTGGGACGTCGACAACAACATCTGGCTCATCGGCGACGACTCCGACGTCATCGTCTTCGACGCCGCCCACGTCGAGCAGCCGATCGTGGACGCCGTGCGCGGCCGCAACGTCGTCGCGGTGGTGTGCACGCACGGCCACAACGACCACATCACCGTCGCCCCCGAACTCGGTAAGACGCTGGACGCGCCGGTGCTGCTGCATCCGGCCGACGACGTGCTGTGGCGGATGACGCACCCGGACAAGGAGTTCCGCTCCTTCGAGGACGGCGCCACCCTGTCCGTCGGCGGCGTCGAGCTCAAGGCCATGCACACCCCCGGGCACTCACCGGGCTCGGTGTGCTGGTATGTACCGGACCTGAACGCCGTCATCAGCGGCGACACCCTGTTCGAGGGCGGGCCGGGCGCCACCGGACGGTCCTACTCGGACTTCCCGACCATCCTCGACTCCATCTCCAAGCGCCTTGGCATGCTGCCCGGCGAGACGGTCGTCTACACCGGCCACGGGGACACGACGAAGATCGGCGACGAGATCGTGCACTACGACGAGTGGGTCGCCCGCGGGCACTGA